Proteins co-encoded in one Astyanax mexicanus isolate ESR-SI-001 chromosome 1, AstMex3_surface, whole genome shotgun sequence genomic window:
- the atp5mj gene encoding ATP synthase subunit ATP5MPL, mitochondrial: MAGAAFANWWSRVGPYYTKAYQELWVGLGIMTFVYYKLSYGGKKAVKSKPAH, from the exons ATGGCAGGTGCTGCATTTGCTAACTGGTGGTCAAGGGTAGGCCCTTACTATACCAAGGCATACCAAGAACTGTGGGTTGGTCTGGGAATCATGACTTTCGTTTACTACAAACTCTCCTATGGTG GCAAGAAAGCAGTAAAGTCTA agCCTGCACACTAA